The genomic stretch TGAATCGATCCGGATAGCTTAATGTAAGAGAGTGGTAGCAGCATACAACCTACTTCTCACGtagtacaatattttcaatccccgttgttgttgttgtttttttttattattattataataatttttttttttttgtttttttttctgttcttcacaattaatattcaaaataaattcattatttcacaCCTTTATACACGATAATGTAATTTTCTTCACGTATTGTACAATATCTTATCCTATTGTCTGGTTTCTCCATTGCAGCAGCTACGTTCTGTATGTGTAATTTGTTTTCacttattaatattatcattattattatgattatgtaTATTGTACGGTTATTATCTTTATCATCGTTACGAttactataattattttgtatttcgaATGTGTCTGTATTTTTTGTATGCGTGCGTGTCTCCATGTGCGACGtgtaaattatacatgtatgtacataatacatacatattctgTATATGGCCAAATATTATTACACGTTAGGCATATACACGGTAAGACAcagtaatatataatatgtaatgaCAGGATCGTCCTTTCCAAAGTATGAATCTCGTGACTTCGTATTTCGATCCAATTCCAAGCCGCGAACCGAAGATGTCGGTGAACCGAGACGCGAAAGATTAAATTAAcactatataaataattaaaatatgttGCTTGAAAGCCtgcaagaataataattaattgtcaCGGCGCGTCTCGGCCTCCGTTCAGCGCAATGAGTATCTTTATACGAAATTACAGTACAGTCGTGTGATTGGAATTATAGACCCGATCATATTTATACGCAAACGTTTCTGGCTCTGTGTAACAGCGATTACCAATTAGTTTTAGCCTTAGAACCGTTTTTACGTTCCCTGTAGAAATGATGATTTTCCAGTCCGTTCCCACAGATTTTAGAATCTCTGTCTTAGAGTATTGAAGATACAAAATCTACGATAGAAAACAGAACagacttcaaatatttttaccccACATTCAACATCAATGctttcaataataatagttattattattattattcattatccattattattattattattattgttgttgttttcaataattattattgttaatcattattattataattattattattgtatatatataatatttattacatatttatcgaatattagatttttattttattatatagatTGTCATGTTCGGCTTTTTTACATGCCGCCGATTATTTGATCTTGCTTTGCAAAGTATGTGTAATatgtattacaataataatctgTCAACTATTAGCTTCAAATGTAAACAGCGtggatcgtgaattttttttaagagaCGCGATGTCTGCCCTGCagatgttatacatataaagtgCAGATAATGACTTTTAACACTTATTAAAACTCCGCTaatatatctaaaaaaaaaaattctcttcgtTCATGCGCAAAGTTTTTAACCCTGTCACAAACATTTATTGACAATTTATATACGAGATACTTTCAATACAACGGGCGAGATTGTCGTcacataatttcaatttttatacacagaaGCTCACATCGCGTCCCTTGAGaaagattattttatacatacaatgCGATGGATTTCAGTTTGCTAAAGATCAAGTTCACatgtattttcattataatttatatatatatttttcacacctAACTAATATCCGGCACCTCGTTCGAAGATGTcgaggagtttttttttttaatttgtttctttcattttctttttcgtgtttattcatttgatcgtggatttctttcttgtttatcTTGTGttatcaatttctttcacttcaTTAACTAAGCCATGTATTTTGCTTAAactttttatgtttttgtttgtcattttcattatttagaaTATACcataatgtatataatgtatagtaGTTATACGCAGAGTGTCGCTACATCGATACGTGCTCTGGTCGTAGCGTCACCGTTACTGGCAGCCATTAACCAGAAATAAAAAGGGCTGTAAGAAGGTGAAAGTTTAGTAATTCTTGGTAATTCATACCTTATATATAACATTTCGTACGTGTAAAATGTTATACAAAAgtaaggaacttttttttataatttagaagaaaacgaaaaaacaaaaatttcatcatcaagTCGTACAGTGTGAAGAAATGACCTTTTTatatcaaataataataatatatagcatgtgtatatatatttcaagaaaaaaatttctaacgtgtgattttttcttcttatcatTGATTTtgagattcgttaaaatatACGCGTATTTCTATTGGTTCGCGTTATTTCTAACCTTCTTTTTGCGAATGCACAGTTCAAGGCAGATTTTATTATACTATTATCATTAGTATAATCTAgaattcgtatatatataaaactaaTTCCTAAATGTTACAAACTTCTCTACCACCTCCTTATAGTTCCTTTTTACTTACTGATCACGGAGACGCATCTGTATATACACGTCTAGTGTATTGTACAATACCCAGAAACTATTTCTAGGAACACTCTGTATTGTCtaccaaaattttgaatacatcAGACTTACCATTGCGTACGTTAGACATAGTATACTCATTGTTAGGGCTCACTTACGGCCGCAGAGATCGTTAGTCTTGATCTCAGCAGCTCGATCGCGTCTCAaagatttagaaaaagaaaatgccaATGCGTTGAGCATAGTATTTAACGGGCCGACAAGTTTATTTCGTTTCTCCACTTTAGtttcagctttttttttcagttttctattcaattttttttctccatactGCGTTTAGAAATCGGAAAAGTCAACGATTCCTGATCGCGTCGCGTTTTTATGCGCAAATTGTGATTCCGATAAATTATCTAAGCCAAAAATCAGCGACGATTGTTTTGATACTCTTGAACCGTTCGTACAAGAGAAAGTATTCCTCGAATAATTGAGCAGTGCAGCACGAATTCCAATACCAAATTGATCTATAATCTTCAATCTAAACTTTCCGGATTCTGTATCCTCCTTTGGTAATCTTCCAAGAAAGTGTCAACGTTCCGAAATACTCCGGTGTGCGCCTGGTACATCAGCGTCTCTAAAATCCTTTCGTTCTTGATAGCCTTTGAGGGTAAAACGGTCTGAAACAATAATTTGCACAGTTCGATGCACAAACTCATCTCGATATTCTTCTTCCCTTCATCTACACACTTGTCACTTAACATAGAACAACTTGGCTCTGGACTCACCCTGATGAGTTCGTGCGGTGCAATATTCTGCAGCTTCAAATCCCGGGTCAGTCTTTCCATAATACACTTGAACTCCAGCTCGGCGTCGAGCTCGGAAGTCTTGGTCTCCACTCTGTGCTTCGCCCACTCCAACATCGCCTCGAACTTGTGTATTTCAATGACCGTAAGTTCCCGGCACATGATCATCTGGACCATGGATTCGCTCAGGGTGAGAAAATCGGGATTCCGAAAGAGCTGCCAGGCCCGAGTCTCAACGAATGCGAGGATCATGTTGACCAATTCCGAGGCCGAAGTGTATCTCCAGTAATAGTTCTCAAGAGCACAGAGCATCACGCAGACTATCTCGATACGCAAAAACTGCTTTGCATGATGGAAACACGCCTGAAGCAGTTCGGGAAGGTCGTAATGCTCAGCGGCGCATATCAGCCCCGGTATATTAGTGCAGGTTAACGGGCATGATCCGGTGTGCAGATAATCCAACAACGTTCTAAAGGTTTCCGGGTCGAATTCGATAATGTCGAACTGAAAATCGGGGGGATCGGTTGGGCTTATAGGTTGCAAATTGCGAAAGACATTCAATACTTCATATTGGTTGCGATATTGTAGATCCTATAGCTACCTCAGTTTGAGCGAGCTTTGCTCTGTCGACTTTCTGGGCATCGGCACAGACGCTCAGCCTGGGAACAGCCAGTGATTGTACTCCTCGATCCTTTTCCTTACCCTCTTTATCTGCGAGTAGGATTTCGCAAGTTTTAACgaattgatatgaaaaatGGATATTTAATCCTGCGTGATGGTTACTTACTGCTGCAGTCCTGAGAGCTGGACCACAACTTTCGGTCTTCCGTTTGGAGAGTGTTTCCGCCTCCGTGTTTACGGATGCTGCGACCCCATCCTGCTGTGATGGTCCCGAGCCGCGAAAAGGCACGCTTCACCATTGGAGAGGATGGCACACTTTTGGGCCTAAACATATCGGAACGAGTATCTCACAGAAACCGCGGGGCGGCACTTCGGGGTTCGGAGGACAATCAGatgtgaaattcaaaaacggATTCAAGGAATTTTTAGGAGCTTCGGGATGGCTTGGTATGTGGTTTCTTGTACGATTAACAAGACGTCAATGCGGATAATTCGTACCGAAGGAAGTCTCTTTTCTGTTCATCGTTAATTCGTGTCTACAACGTCTGTGATTCGTCAAATCCTCCTGGAGCGGAATTAGTTTAACACAGAGTGGTCCAAGGGTTACAGttatatggtaaaaaaaagtgcagTTACGTGGCGTGAAGAGTCACGGTATTCAGTTTTGAAGTCTAATTCTTCTCCAATTTTTCGTAAGTCAGATGTCGTTCGATTACCaagatttaattaaattaccaCATAGATTAGTTTGTTTACAGTGTATATCCAGTATTGTTATTGAATGCTAAAATATGAAGTGGGTGACATAaagaatgtaaattttgaagagaaataaaacatTCAAACACAATAAagtgagaaatatttcaattgacAACAAGTTCCGAGCAAACGTGTTAAAATATCATggattaaatatataatatacatgtacgaTACAAGAACGGTATATAGACATGCCAAAATCAGAAtaagtgtaaaaatttggaaacatGCGGTGCTGTGAAGATTGGATTGATGGATGTGCCTTGAAAAATACatcgaaatataaatatgtcTTCATGTATCCGGGTAGCCCACTTGCCATATTTCATGGCACGTAGCATTAGCATGGCTCATTCGTATCAACCGATTATATTCAAACTCGCACAGCTTCACGGTATGATTCCTGAATGTTAATATACTAAACACAATTGCATTGAAGGAagctagaaatttgaaaaatttttagtatatATTTTGGCATAATTCAAACGAATTTAAGTGTCGTAATGGCCACCATGTGGCGATTGTATAATGGCAGACTTTCCGCCACGTGGTTGTTACCCGGATATCAATCATTCGACATCAATCAAATTACAGTAATCAATCTCACCACATTAACGATAACATAATTCCAAGCCAATCACCATAGAGtgcatttattttcaacgtgaaactgaattgaaaaaagtaatctcCAAACGGTGGCATCTCGGACACGCTTGCCAAAATTCCTGCTCCGAGTATCAGGGAAATTGATTGACGGATGATTTTAAATACCGCCTTTTCAACCTACCTTGGACTTTCCACGTCGGGAACCTGGAGGAAGTTCGAACTTTTCGGCTTCTGTGGACTAAGTGCAGTGGGGACAGGCCTGGCAAGTAACTCGCCGACCGGAACTTGGGGACTTCCAAATCCCGTTTGAATTCCGTACAGCATTTCTTGAAAGACCCTGGAAAAATGTGGAGACCGTTAGACTCGTAGAACTTTGCGCAAAATTTCGTCAGTATAACTCGAGATATAATCACAGACCTGCTTCTGACACCAAGAATAGCTCGAACCCCGATAAATCGAACTTTTTGCTTCTTTTGGCCAGGAACCAAAAAGGACACGTCAAACAAGCTGGCGTTCAGTGTCACGTTCGCTACGTTGTTCAAAAATACTCGCGTGAAGTCCTTGGCCAGCTGATCGTAGTCCTCGAATTGATCTCTCACGGAGTCCAACAACGGAGAAGAGGGTCTCATGTGACCGATGGGTCTCCAAGACCCGCGTCTAGGCGTTGGGGCGaagaagattaattttttacaagaaaaaaaaagtaaaaaaagtaaaaaaataacaaaaaatcggAGTCACTGACTGAAAGATCAGAGCAAATTAGAAAGCATTATTTTACCTGTATGGCTTAGGGATTTGCCCGGTTTCCGCGTGATTTGCCAAGTTGGCGACAATGTCCTCGAGCATCTGACTCCTCGTCCTTTCCTGCATCCTCGCAAACTTCGGCGCTGAGTAACTGGCTCGTTCTCCGTTAACTATTTTCGTCAGAATCCACTCTCTGAACATCGGTCCTGTCGAGTGATAACAAAGTTATAAAATCGGCGTTCGACGGTGAGTGACGTTTTCGAGTCCTCCTacctttttcaaatatactttGTTCCCACAGGTATGGTTTGTAGGCGCCGACCTCATCCCTCGTCACAACGGACACCTCGTACCTTGTGATCTTACGCTTTATTCTTGGACTGACTCGCACTAAGATGAAAGTATGGAGGAAATGCGATTTTATGCACGCTGGACTGAAACTCGTATTGTCCGCCTCGAGAAATACCACGCAAACAATGTCGTTGCCTATGTGCCGTTTCCTCTGCAACTGTAACCAGAATTTcaccgtatacatatatgcatgagAAAATCCGATTATTGataatggcgatgaaaaagaaattgaattttcgtcaaattgctttaaagaaaattacacCGATAAAAGTTGgcaaaatcatttctaaaaatctgaaataccTTCTGAGGGTCGTGTTTCTCGTAGGGAAGCAGCGTAGAGACGTGAAACATGATTTCGATTCCTCTCCAGTTTGTGTAAACTGAATAAAGCCCCGTCAAGTCGTGCACGGTGTCCAAGCCACCCTTGTACTTATCGAAACCCTTGAGCCTGACCTTATCGCCGAGAATTTGCAAAAACTCTTCGAACGAAAGTGAATTATCGTTGTTGTCCAGGATTTCTTCCTCGCTGTACTGTTCCTCCTGTACGTAAATCACTCCAACCTTAAGTTCGGACTTAATGAAAACCTGGTCCAACTTGAGAAGCTCCTCAGGTGTGTCTGGCAGCTGACCCAAAGTCAGCGGAGGGTTGATGTTCACCTCCTTACCGAGGCTACGAACAACTTCCTCGCGGTTGTAACGATCGGCGAAGACACAGCTGGCCGGTATCAAGCCATGAACTGTGTAGCTTATAGCTCTGACTAGAATTCGAAACTGATCTCTGCCGTTAATCGTCTCTTGTTTAATGCTGAGTATCACCGGACCGAGGTCGTCGTCGTTGGTGAAATAGTTCCAATGTTCCGATCCGTAAAAGTACTTTTCGTACGTTTCTTGCTCAACCGAAGTCAATTCGAAGCCCTGATTCTTTTCCCACTGTTCTTCGATCGCAGTTTTTTTACGCGGCGCATCGTCCGTCTCTATCTCGTTCTCTTCGAAGAGACAAAAATCCTGCCTCTGCTGCCTCGACGTTGAATCTGCCTGCTCTTCGGCCTGATCAGGATCTGTTACTTCTCTGTCACTCTCGCTCTCGTCCCAAATAGTATCTGAGGCAATCTTTTGACGAGAGCATTCGATCCAGTACCCGGGGGTGGGGATTAGATTGTGAGGAAATTCTTCGCAGAACTCGTCTGAAAGAACACGGATAATTAATTCCATTCAATTATCACTGAATATAATTAATCACAAGGTTGACTTAATTTTACAAATGTGCTTCGTTAAATCGTTGCGTTATGCGAGACTAAGTGAGCGTACACGTAGATGGGGGAGAAAATCTTGACCGAGATGCAAATATGGAGAGTAGTTCCTTCAACCCTTGGTCACGTATTGTCGATAAATTTCTTCGGTATCTTCTCGAAACCGATGATGTTATGACTACAGTCGATTCACTGTAAGGTAGAACACCAAGCTGTTTGGTAGACAGGGCTTGGTATTCGAACTTAGAGTGAACCGCCTGCGGTAGATTTccgtattttcttttatccttCCGCTGACCCCGCGCGATTTATAATTGTCTCCATCGGCATTGAAGATCACTGTTAACGCTTACCCTTGTGTTGCGTTAGCTTCGGATACCGCGGGAACTCCTTATAATActaattaaaataacaataaatgtaTTCAACGAGTTGATATTGTAGTAGATCGATGTAATGGAGAATATCTCGCGGGGTGAAAACATCCGCTATGGTTAAGGGTGGTTAGTAAACAACTAACATACATTTgaaattgagagaaaattcCAAAGTTGTGGAAGACGATATATAAAGTACAGAACAagagtaataaatttttcgaatgcGGACTTGATGGGAGAAAATGCAGCTAGATACTTGAGTGATTGGACATAGTAAATACGGATAGAAAGCTCAAGAACGTGGTGAGtgttggtaaaaaatatttgggaACTAACCAGATGTTAGGTTGAGAATTACTTCTTAAAGCCTAGCGAGGGTTATGCGATCCAACAATCACTTTGGACTTTCTCGGATTTAGCACATCGTGCGAAATTAAGAACGTGAGATGACTTATAATTCGGTAGCTGGTACGCCACGGAGTTCTTCTACTACTAGGACGGCTGACATAGTTCACGACTTTTCTACTCGCACGGTTGCGTGGCTGGCATGGCTGACACGgtacaaaattttctactaGCAAGCAGCGTGGCTGACGTAGCAAGTAATATTTCTACTAGCAAGAAGCACGATCAACAAGGCTGACATGATATGCGAAGAACGTCTACTAATTTACTATCACTTCGAACAgctgattaattaatttagaaaatatgcaaaatcTATCTTCACTTTTATTACGATTTATTAACGATGGTTATGTCGCTCCGGTAGACGgttgagattttttaatatttgagTACCTGTTTCAGAATAACTTCTACGTAATAAACAGTGCAAAATATTGTGTTGTTAACATTTCCAGGAAATTGCAATTACGCAGTTAGTATGCTAGAATACGAACTGCTACTAACCTGAACAAGCTTGAGGTGGTAACGGGAAGATCAGGGTAGTCGATGACTTTCGACGGGCGACGGCACAGCCCAGACTCTGAGGCTTGAAGCTGCGAAGTTGTTGCATGAAATCTGCACACTCCATCAGAGCGACGTCCGCAAAGTGCAAGTCACACAGAATGTGGTTTTTGAACCTATAATAGATCGATTTCAGTTGTCGATtagtttgcaaaaaaaaaaaaagacaaaattatAAGCTTCTCTCGGACACGGACCATGTGCatgaaaatgtatttgaaACGTATGCAAAGGACAAAGGATGCGGCGAGTATGAatgttgagtaataaaatatggAAAGTGCGAAACATTTCATTGTCAATACTGGAAGGAAGATCCCCGGTTTAAGAGAGGCGTTATTGGCAGCTTCGGGCGAAATGGCGAAGCCTCGTCGTTCATGTATGTGCAAACATAGGCGGGAAGGGATGATAATGTAGtagaaagtgaataaaataagaatccGAACACCGTTCGAGATGGCGAATGGCAATTTTATCGTCTCGATGTAGGTATAGGTCAGCAACAGAGCGTTTCATATCTCCACGCGGCAAGGTTTACTCCCGCCGCGATTAAGCCTCTCTGGCTAAACATGCAGGCGCGTAACCACGTAGGTATACTGcttgtgtacatacatgtatgtcaGAATAATACTACACAATGATCTTATCTATACGTATAAGAAGATACGGGGGAATGCAAAAATTGCCATTGGTTGGCTCACCTGCGTGCGCGCTTCTGATTTGGTCCGGTAAGATTGAGGCCGCAACTGTTGCATCTCAGGCACTCCTCGTGGTAATGGTTGTTGTCATAAAGTGGAGAAGGTTctttaaatcaaaataaagGGTAGAGCCTTGCGTGAAATgcatactttgaaaatttcgggAATTTCAGCAATGAAGAAGTTGGGTGTGGCTTGAGTACAATGAAAATTCCACAGCGGTGGGGGTGGAATTTCCCAACAAAGCCTCGGATTTCATCCGTAATGATATTTTAGTGGTGTGTACCAGCGATTAAATTTTGGCCCTCTCGCTTGGTATCAATTCACCGCCCGCTTCTCTTGATTATACCTACAGTGTTATAATCCTTACCCCGAAATGAAAGGTTACTCAATAACGGAAACCattttcgtttaaaatttcattaggACTGATATATTAAGTCGGGATTAATGGGCGATTTAATTAAATCAAGAATTCACTCGCGCTTCGCAAAGAATGACATTTTAGAATGGGTATTTTCGTTCTTCCTATACGGGAAGAGCTTATTTTGCCTTCTCGCATCCACAAGTGGTTGTCTATgaaaaggtataaaaattttcatctcgtttTTCTCATCCGGATAAAGAACTGAAACAAACGTTGTGAGGCAATTAACGGATGGGCaaacgaattattattataaccacAAATGACCTAAGGGATCTCACTTTTTGCCGATATGAAAAATCCCTGGgttgataaaatattcagaaaGGGCGCCATCCATTGCGTGgctaatgaaaaatcgaagtgTTCGTCCTAGgtgcgaattttttaaaatgattaaGCACATATACGATCGTAGTGCGAACGGTcacttttaattaattaacgacCCTCTAACTTTTCACCCCTTCAGCAATTACGATATACACCACTCTCGGGcgattgtaatttttcttttattttattcatcacgCACACCGTACACTGACACTTATTGACGTTGTTTCACCGCAAcatttgattcaatttttcacgtatTCAACCGTTTGATTGTTCCTTTTATTTGTCACTTACATTTTCCTCTGTCCTGTTGAAGACACTATTAAAAATCTATCAACCTGAGACTTATCAACGACTTATCAACGAACAAATCAATTCACTTTCCAACAAGTCGAATCAATCATTTCCGCGCTTCTGTCATTTCCTCAAACGTATGAAATCATGACACATACCCCGTAGTCAGTTGTCGTAGAATTATTATCACCGTCTTACTACTTtgcagttttcttttattattattatccctCGACAGACTTTTCTACTTAGTGCTGATTCTGTTGTCAGCTATCGACTGGGATGCACCCTGTTACAATATATGGGAACTATAACAAGGGTAGCGCCTGCGTGATCTTACCCACgacgaaaattatttaccCATGCGCGTGCACGAAAGGGCTGCATCGTATTGGCCCGAAAAATTCGAGGTATCATGGGATTTTGGCGTCGGTATTCAAACGTCAAAAATTACGCCACGAGCTTCGTGTATCGGGATGAATACGAATAAAGTATTGATTCGATCGGATTCAGCTACCATACCAAAAATTAAAGTTCAACGAACTGTGTTGCAATGATTTGACAGTAACTGCGTTCAAAACATTGAACACGTTCACAATTATACATCGTGTCAGAGGTAATTTGAATTACTATCGTTATTTCATGTGACACCATAGAACATTCGCGTTAGCAATGCAACGAACTGTGTTGCAATGATTTGACAGTAACTGCGTTCAAAACATTGAACACGTTCACAATTATACATCGTGTCAGAGGTAATTTGAATTACTATCGTTATTTCATGTGACACCATAGAACATTCGCGTTAGCAATGCAACGAACTGTGTTGCAATGATTTGACAGTAACTGCGTTCAAAACATTGAACACGTTCACAATTATACATCGTGTCAGAGGTAATTTGAATTACTATCGTTATTTCATGTGACACCATAGAACATTCGCGTTAGCAATGACGTGTGCAGGTTAACCGCATCGTAATAATAGAATGTGTTCGAAAATTTATGGAACAGTGTAACGTATAAAATAACACGGTGTTCCAGACAATGTAACACAATACGGGACTCATTAATTTACtcattcataatttataactcACCGGTCTGCGTGCTGCTGTCAAAAAATGTACTAGTCGTTTCAACCGTCATCGTGGCAAAGGTTCCGTCAGTAATTTGAGCCGAACTGTCCCTTCGGCCTCTGTACCTTTGAACCTGAAACGAATGTTGAAAGGTAAATGACTTGTTCGGTCTGCGATTAACGAATCgtgattttgttgaaatttgaaacctACGGTGTCGTCGCTCTGAGAACTTTGTCTTCTGAAATTTCTGCAACGTATCATTTCCTCCGTTGTGCTCTGTCGCCTGAAACCTCTGGCGATCAAAATCTCTTCGGTCGTTGATTGTCTTCTGATCACCGGTGCATGTTGAATGGTAGTTGGTCCACGGGCGCAGGGACTTGGATCCCGTGACGAACAGGATGAGCTATCCGAAGACCTGAGAATCAAAAAAACTCGGTCcaacttttctttcaatatttgacTGGGACAGGGAAGCGTGTAAattgataaatgaatttaattgaCTAGATTTCCGCAAGCATGAAAAGTAAGCGTAAAAAACGAGCAACTGTCTTCTCATTCTCagtttacagaattttttttcaacatctgtCAATTCCACACTGACGTAAATGAGAATTAAACAATACCTCGTATGCTTATCCGATCGAATcaaaaattatcgtaaaattCTGATAAATCATTTCAAGATGTACCGAAGTCAGTTACCAggagaaaaaatctaaaaagaaaaacttattTTGAGGTAAACTAGGATTTACCTGGGCGGTCGACCATACGCGATGGACGTCGATTGCCGTCTCAGCCTGGCTTTTCTTTGTCGAATCGGACTGATGTCCCTTTTATCCGTAGCATTTCTGTCCGGGCTTAAATGACTCCTAGAGTCACGCCTTCTAGGATATGAGGCAGAGTCCGGACTCAACGAGTCCCTGCGAGCTTTGCGACCTTGAAACCACCATAATTTCTTACCACAAACCTTCAAATGGATGAACAAGTACACTCGAGGCGTTTCTATACATTCGAGCCCATACCTCCGTCGTCGGGATCCGGAGAAAGCGTCGGCTGACTCCCTCGTCGACCGGAAGGTGGGAGCGATTCGTCGATAGCAGCTGCCTGCCTCGTTAGCCTTGCCAATTTGCTCGGTGATGCCTCTTTTCCTTTGTAATAGCACTtgaacaaatatttcaatgagTCGTTGTGctcagatcaaaagttagattCCTCTTTCCAATATGCTTATAACGAACTAATGAGTACACGGCTGTT from Diprion similis isolate iyDipSimi1 chromosome 12, iyDipSimi1.1, whole genome shotgun sequence encodes the following:
- the LOC124413530 gene encoding uncharacterized protein LOC124413530 isoform X1, which encodes MKQKSTGRPGPCHAMSLPSPRLRHYRTMTAICFVCNLPILSHQVGLIWQGGNGWDDLLREQVEESTLKQRLGAGRRDSAAQITSISPPNEIQESSPPNQRRRRSSLAQLTELLKEWGGGGTSSKGGKGGKLHRRETLADIAKSMPWPRQQTTDSSHMTSLRSRRESSVDSGIRSQVSCKSRRDSTISDFKNELARFWSKKDSQQSSAPPTVISPTTRRGSGESVKNSRRGSGESAKSRRDSVVGGQSVSPGERKHNCRHHRRRQSQQSQEGGGVTPTKYYRSDQRPSASSTDSGASCAVREHLEAQRLHAEKNEKSSSTVEVKSDSKAPTTTLTVEMKSTATDSGKSMNLDPTMNPPTIITSAVTPPLVSPMTGSSLPLPGMSASGGSSPVGTPNLNSTPTHPLLTTRRDSTTQCYYKGKEASPSKLARLTRQAAAIDESLPPSGRRGSQPTLSPDPDDGGRKARRDSLSPDSASYPRRRDSRSHLSPDRNATDKRDISPIRQRKARLRRQSTSIAYGRPPRSSDSSSCSSRDPSPCARGPTTIQHAPVIRRQSTTEEILIARGFRRQSTTEEMIRCRNFRRQSSQSDDTVQRYRGRRDSSAQITDGTFATMTVETTSTFFDSSTQTEPSPLYDNNHYHEECLRCNSCGLNLTGPNQKRARRFKNHILCDLHFADVALMECADFMQQLRSFKPQSLGCAVARRKSSTTLIFPLPPQACSDEFCEEFPHNLIPTPGYWIECSRQKIASDTIWDESESDREVTDPDQAEEQADSTSRQQRQDFCLFEENEIETDDAPRKKTAIEEQWEKNQGFELTSVEQETYEKYFYGSEHWNYFTNDDDLGPVILSIKQETINGRDQFRILVRAISYTVHGLIPASCVFADRYNREEVVRSLGKEVNINPPLTLGQLPDTPEELLKLDQVFIKSELKVGVIYVQEEQYSEEEILDNNDNSLSFEEFLQILGDKVRLKGFDKYKGGLDTVHDLTGLYSVYTNWRGIEIMFHVSTLLPYEKHDPQKLQRKRHIGNDIVCVVFLEADNTSFSPACIKSHFLHTFILVRVSPRIKRKITRYEVSVVTRDEVGAYKPYLWEQSIFEKGPMFREWILTKIVNGERASYSAPKFARMQERTRSQMLEDIVANLANHAETGQIPKPYRRGSWRPIGHMRPSSPLLDSVRDQFEDYDQLAKDFTRVFLNNVANVTLNASLFDVSFLVPGQKKQKVRFIGVRAILGVRSRVFQEMLYGIQTGFGSPQVPVGELLARPVPTALSPQKPKSSNFLQVPDVESPRPKSVPSSPMVKRAFSRLGTITAGWGRSIRKHGGGNTLQTEDRKLWSSSQDCSNKEGKEKDRGVQSLAVPRLSVCADAQKVDRAKLAQTEFDIIEFDPETFRTLLDYLHTGSCPLTCTNIPGLICAAEHYDLPELLQACFHHAKQFLRIEIVCVMLCALENYYWRYTSASELVNMILAFVETRAWQLFRNPDFLTLSESMVQMIMCRELTVIEIHKFEAMLEWAKHRVETKTSELDAELEFKCIMERLTRDLKLQNIAPHELIRTVLPSKAIKNERILETLMYQAHTGVFRNVDTFLEDYQRRIQNPESLD